The following proteins are encoded in a genomic region of Channa argus isolate prfri chromosome 3, Channa argus male v1.0, whole genome shotgun sequence:
- the LOC137124167 gene encoding vasorin-like: protein MLPYVLLLFLSCDLVLASDCPADCACQVQDMIFCSNRHSTTVPRVPTTTQHLYIFQNGINTLSKEDFKGLAELEMLDLSQNVLLEIPDGVFEMLSKLKNLDLSSNQITHISKNSFSGLVQLERLYLHANRIQNIHLEAFEGLEMLLELKLQGNLLTSLPSLHFPRLLLIDLSNNNIVSLGPSDLQTPHLEALKVASVGLNSLDKDLIASLGNLHELDVSSNQLAEVPQALKQDSLKGLTKLSLAANPLGELRMEDFQVLTGLQELDISGLNLQGFPQSFFRTFPRLTQLTAAENPFNCLCPLAWFPVWLKEKRVTLVRTKETRCHFPLVNAGRMLAALEHKDFGCPPTTTVLIGSPIGSTPVPQIPPTSPEATQTNDIPPPPPPSRETVSSKTENYPLPPEPPVSPSTTSGQYEEHICPPNICLNGGTCNFDSLGQLECLCPLEASGLYCENVIEIPEPPKPLATEVSVAAPEVFTELDAISSRQVTSTSILLDLHRFIETRPHIQGIRLTYRNLSGPDRRPIILSVPASYPEYTLRGLIPNCTYSVCASPMGDKINSRANSSVETGSCTEARTEGLSQTSSEPLTETPSQLPNTLIAALAALALVLGLALVTGMIICLRKKRQAMAGMELELGPAEPDPMEMEGIKACLENEGNGTLPHKQPDIDRCHTPQPPPSMQQNGGLDYEVPLMQGHCPSNNNISSLKPSYL from the coding sequence ATGTTACCTTACGTCCTGCTCTTGTTCCTCTCATGTGACCTGGTGTTGGCCTCCGACTGCCCGGCAGACTGCGCCTGCCAGGTCCAGGACATGATATTCTGCTCTAATCGTCATTCCACCACTGTGCCCCGTGTGCCCACCACCACCCAACATCTATACATATTCCAGAACGGCATCAACACTTTGTCTAAAGAGGACTTCAAAGGCCTGGCCGAGTTGGAGATGCTAGATCTGAGCCAGAATGTGCTGTTAGAGATTCCAGATGGTGTATTTGAGATGCTGTCAAAGCTGAAGAACTTGGACTTGTCCTCTAACCAGATTACccacatttccaaaaacagtttttctggGTTGGTCCAGCTTGAGAGGTTATATCTTCATGCAAATCGTATTCAGAACATCCATTTGGAAGCTTTTGAAGGTTTAGAGATGCTACTAGAACTCAAGCTTCAAGGGAACCTTCTCACCTCTCTGCCATCCCTGCATTTCCCCAGGCTACTGCTTATAGAtctcagcaacaacaacattgtATCCCTGGGACCCTCAGACCTCCAGACTCCACATCTGGAGGCCCTTAAGGTGGCATCGGTGGGTCTTAACTCTCTGGATAAGGATCTTATAGCCTCTTTAGGGAACCTCCATGAACTCGATGTCTCCTCAAACCAGTTAGCTGAGGTACCACAGGCCCTAAAGCAAGACTCCCTAAAGGGGCTGACCAAGCTCAGCCTGGCGGCCAACCCATTGGGTGAGCTCAGAATGGAAGATTTCCAGGTTCTGACCGGACTTCAAGAGCTGGATATCAGTGGACTTAATCTTCAAGGATTTCCCCAAAGTTTCTTTCGGACCTTTCCTAGGTTGACACAGCTGACAGCAGCTGAGAACCCATTCAACTGTTTGTGTCCCTTAGCCTGGTTCCCAGTGTGGCTAAAAGAGAAGCGTGTGACTCTTGTGAGGACTAAGGAAACCAGATGCCATTTCCCTCTAGTTAATGCTGGGAGGATGCTTGCAGCACTTGAGCATAAGGACTTTGGATGTCCACCTACCACAACAGTGCTGATTGGGTCACCCATTGGAAGTACTCCTGTTCCCCAAATCCCTCCCACATCTCCGGAAGCCACCCAGACGAATGATATtcccccccctccaccacccAGCAGGGAAACTGTATCGTCAAAAACAGAGAACTACCCGCTTCCACCAGAACCTCCCGTTTCCCCTAGCACCACCAGCGGGCAATATGAGGAACACATCTGTCCACCAAACATCTGCCTTAATGGGGGCACTTGTAATTTTGATTCACTTGGTCAACTCGAATGTCTGTGTCCTTTAGAAGCCTCTGGGTTgtattgtgaaaatgtaattgaaattCCCGAGCCTCCAAAACCTTTAGCAACGGAAGTTTCGGTAGCTGCTCCCGAAGTCTTCACTGAACTTGATGCTATCAGCTCACGGCAGGTGACCTCAACGTCCATCCTTCTTGACCTGCATCGCTTCATTGAAACACGGCCACACATTCAAGGCATCAGGTTGACCTACCGTAACCTCTCAGGGCCTGACCGCCGCCCTATTATTCTGAGTGTACCAGCATCCTACCCTGAGTACACTTTGCGTGGTTTGATACCCAACTGTACCTACTCAGTCTGTGCCAGTCCCATGGGTGACAAAATCAACTCTAGGGCCAACAGCTCTGTAGAAACAGGGTCATGTACAGAGGCTCGAACTGAAGGGCTTTCACAGACATCCTCAGAGCCTCTAACTGAGACACCGAGTCAGCTGCCAAACACTCTCATAGCTGCTCTGGCTGCTCTGGCACTGGTGCTGGGATTGGCTTTGGTGACAGGGATGATCATCTGTCTGCGAAAGAAGCGGCAGGCCATGGCAGGAATGGAGCTGGAGCTGGGCCCAGCTGAACCTGACCCCATGGAAATGGAGGGGATCAAAGCCTGCCTGGAGAATGAGGGAAATGGAACACTTCCCCACAAACAGCCAGATATTGACCGCTGTCACACTCCCCAACCGCCTCCATCCATGCAACAAAATGGAGGACTGGACTATGAGGTACCTTTGATGCAAGGACACTGCCCATCAAATAACAATATATCATCCCTAAAGCCATCTTATTTGTAA